In Coffea arabica cultivar ET-39 chromosome 9e, Coffea Arabica ET-39 HiFi, whole genome shotgun sequence, the genomic window gaatgagagtgagaactcggaaattttctaattttctagggtttatttttttttaatcgcccgccttttctacattttctttattagaaaaattccccagataaagtttatgggcaaagatagttttaaaatcatttttctagtatcggttagtttttgagaaattaagagcgtattttgaacgtgggacccgcaagtgcggtaaatgcattatatttttgacaacttgttggaaatttgtattaagtgatattattttacaaagtgttaagatatttgtattagagagacaaaaagataagttttaaacctaaaggtgacaagtgtcaccataagatttagtcttgagtttgactactattcataactttaccatttaattaaaattggccaaaaatctcttcattttgcaagcttcttggccgaattctcttgctcaaaaaagggaagaaaagctctcaattttctagtctccaatcttgcccaatctttcaattaaaccgattaatcttccaattactctaTAAAACCTCTTAGCTTGGTGGAGtggagcttggttgtgaagttgtttggaaagttaaggtgactagttgctctatatcttgtattgctaaggtgagttgtgaagtacccctttccttcctctaatgatgttcaattcatgattggtggtggtataagatgcacttttatggattatatcttggttttggttgaattggtgaagttttataattattggggatttttctgttttcatatggatatgattgtgtggttaaatatgatgattggaaatggtatataatgactctagaaggtggaaaaagtggattattgcaagcaatttctgttttggaagaaattttggaaagttagggtttatgattgtgcattctgcccgaatttatagctcatatatagaggccgaattggccttgtcttaaaacatgaaagttgtagggaatgacattttagaggtgcctacaaaatttcaggtcaatcggagtagtgtagaatgagaaaagtcgaaattactattgctgttctggttttacccgaatgtaagaattgcgcctgtaattggttgttttggctggaatttattccgaattggttgttgatgtcttctgatgaaatttatccctgtttcttagctttcaaatggttttgtaatttctggatttggacttggatagcctgctttatgatgtttccgctagaatgcgttctgtgaatctgtttttgtgattctggtatggtatcttgcatttttgacctggttacactcgaaactgggttgagtgaccttcttaaatgttgtatccctgtattttagcttcgaaacggtgtatcttgcaccttcatccgacaatcgtagcgcctttggtaccattaccgtaaaatgacgtcaaaactgtttttctggttttgagcttaactttcatttccggacttttccctagcttgacttgtactagtactacttggagcttgctgaatggctattggatgaacttgttgttgtgtgtgtacctttgggttggaatgaggaaataatgaagccatgatggctggaaaagttagcaaattcaggggaagtgctgtccgaactttgaagggatttgtttgcattgagtttgtgatctaagacttggatttgagcaaggcaatgttatatgatggatgatttctgagccatggaggtgagtgaccctaaactatttccaaagtagttgtgaaacgtttcttgcattatttacttttgaactgtttccaaagttacttttgaactgttttcctgcatatcatgcgtgcttatatgagagtgttccttgtttgatatatttccttgacttattggcttgttattatggattgataatgtgttaagtgctttcaatgattgttaaaacgagttttctgggcgagtgtgtactttatcgcactcgacctaaataaatgtgaaattttcatgattaatgattaaatgttacttgcgcataaatgtaagccttttgggctcaACTGGCCATtggcccttgttaccgatcgtctcgagccagaagcggactcggtcgggcgattagggacctgggtgaacgtttggtatactcgagtattacctttgtaggttggtggagcctggacgatgtccgggaaaggttgaatgaaaaaatgcaatttcaaatgaaaaaaaagggaaatgacaggagaacgaacgtatccttttcatgaatgttactatcgctttccattgtacatgtttcttgaattattgatactccatatttaatgttttgtaaatgttgtaattgtttatggacttatcatttgatttatgacatcattgaaatgaactattgttaaatcgatttgattactgattttaccggttactcgctgagcttctatctcaccccaaaaatattttattcccctccacagggctcaaagcgaaggaaggacttgttgtgcttattcacatgtctggatggcctatatcttgtacagtttggatttggaatcattttatgtatagttgggaattgtttccgcttcgcttatgacatgtaatttttggagaatttgatgtatattggagatttatattgtaatatttgaggtttattcttgtaattcatttgaggattgtagtgaacgactgagtcccggcgagagttgggccggcggcccgccgaaccctctggttcgccttagggggaggtggggctgtcacacgagtattaccttgtaggttggtggagcctggccaattttcaggagggggtgaatgaaacgaaagaacaaacgagggtttactttaaaaaatgcatttccaaagaatggaggaataagaggaaatgtcaggagaacgaacaaacgaacgaaattatggctccttgtgagcccgtatccttttaatgtatgtgttaataTCGCTTTCCatggtaaatgtttcttgaattattgatgctctatgtttaatgtattggattgattatttgattatgtgttcggaacctcactgagcttttagctcatccctttagttttattttccttaacaggggaaggcacgcaaggatgagagcttggtatagactagcttggtctaggtctttgtttttgtaatggttctcgccctagtgcttggcacggactggttgtatggtgaagtgagaacctttgtacatttgatggttgtacttccttttgagatagcaatgtatatataagtttcacttaagttttggattgttgtatgttaTCCCTTTGGTTGTATTtcggatttgattaaggaacgactgagtcccggcgagagctgggcaggcggcccgccgaaccctttggttcgccttggggggaggtggggctgtcacaaagacTATCAGCCACGAAAATTATCTTGAAAACCTCCAGAAAATTGGGAGTTGTGTGTGTCTACAACCATCCCAAATAGCTGACCCTTCACCAGCCACAAACCCGTAATTAAACCCTACTCCAAATACAAGTGGGATTGGGTTTGCTTAAGTTGAGCAAGCTGTCCAAGATCTTGTTTGACAGCCAACCAAATCCTTGTGGGGAAAGGAAAGGGGGAATATTTCCAGAAATTAATCCAAGAACCTTCGCTTGTCCTCATTTCCTAAATTTGGTGCAACAATAACAAGCGGCAACAGCATCCTTCGGCTAGTGTTTTGAGTCCGATTGTTGTAGTTCTTGAGTCGGTTGTCCAGCTCTCTATTTCGGCCTATTCCAATCATTAACATTCATTTTTAGAGCCTCAGTTTAGCGTCTCAAATTCCAGTTTCAAGTGTCGGTCATTTGGTCATTAATTGTGTCATCCAACTAGTCCTTCATCCGTCACATTTCCATCTTTATTCATTCCACTGTCCAATCTCCTCTATTTCACTTCAAATCTGACCAAGCCTCATTCAAGTCAATTCTTGATTGAAGCTAGTTGGCTTTTGAGGAAAACtcttctgatttcttcaaaggaagCAAGTGGAGGCCTTGAGAACAATTTTGCGAGGAATAATTGAAGGAAAGTTCGAGTGAGTACACGAGCGAGAGTGCATACACGTGAGGGAGCGGGTGAGGACAACactttgtttcttatttttacttgttttgcaggttatttgtgacagccccaccttcccctaaggcgaaccaaaggggttagcggactgcctgcccaactctcgccaggactaacggttcagtatagagcgatctattgcgttccggaacttataacgcgcgtaaataaggcaaaagggcaaaataacccaaaataaaaaaaaaataaaattcggagtcggccatgaataggaaccgacccgtcagaacgcaaccaaatatcaaacaaacattcacatcttgaactttagcaattacaatccaaagtgacatacaaaagttctcaaaagttaatatatacacggtttgccaaattgaaagtgaaaacggccctaaagatacatttagggtttcacttcatatacaatacaaaagagatatacatctagttcattcggcaaccatctatcaagattcattccaaaaaaagagtcatattcctgtaaggaaaacaaaatgaacggtgtgagctaattgcccagtgagatactatcacttacgcaaccaagtgcatataagcatcaagctttcattcaatatagtaaaataagcaaaggtacacgtcaaatatggtgacaaaaggatacggatggctctcaagagccctttcctcatttgcatttcttgatcgaacgtcattgactctccgccaatgttcaaaagtaaccaaccgtagactccactttactcccactccttccacctaacatccccctaccgggcccgaaatccaaacacttgcactttggtattactcgagtataccggaatcgagagtctcgcatactacaagattccatataactttacccaaggttcattaattggcacgaccaagccctcgccggctcgattcaatcaactaccaatggggttgagctcaatgataacatttgtagtcattggatactcgtccaatcaacaccaagtcaagtactttcatttcatgtaacatttcatgtaacattccaataacatgacaacaatgatataaggcatataagtgagagtgataaagtacactttcacttcaatcaagtcacattcaTTCACTTCAAACAAtttacattcaaagccatatagtaacacacaagtgagtagtacactcaccaagctcgcaaatgtggtttcatgcacttccgtcaaaagaacgttgtgcaccacggtcacaccctaaaacatgcaaacaaatacaatgagactcgataacgagtcataaaccaaggccaaacatgaccccaataggattccataagcatatacaaacattaaaggaaaccagaaaattcggaaatgcaattagctttggccctgaaaaaaacagtttttgtcctcattttgcggtaatggcaccaatttcactacgactatcggatgaaggtgtacgaCCCACCGACTCGaaactaaaagacagggctacaacatcacagaaggtcactcaatccagttttgagtgcaaacaggtcaaaaatgcaagatactacatcaaaaacgtaaaacagattcaccacaatgcattctagcggaaacatcataactcaggctttCCAAgaccaaatccagaaattccaaaaccaactgaaagctaagaaacagggctaaattttatcagaagacctcaacaaccaattcggaagcaattccagccaaaataaccaattacaggcgcagttcttacattcgggtaaaaccagaacagcaatagtaatttcgacttttctcattctacactactccgattgacctgatattttgtaggcatctttaaaatgtcattccctacaactttcatgttttaatccaaggccaattcggcctctaactaggagctaaaaattcgggcagaatgttccttcacaaaacctaattttctgaaatttcttccaaaacagaaattgattgcaattaaccacttttttcacctcctaaagtcattatataccatttccaatcatcatagatagccacacaatcatgcttatattaaaacagaaaaatccctaaaaataataaaacttcatcacttcaaccacaaatcaagaaataacccataaacttgcatctcatactaccactaagcatgatttaagcatcaattaaggaaggagggtggttcttcacaactcaccttaaaaacaagagagagagagcaattggtcaccttaactttccaaataacttcacacaacaactcacaaacactacttgaagatgttttatggaacaaagacaagtttaaatggttggtttagtgatttggagcaagatggaatcaagaaattgaagaggttttctttctttccttgcttaagagattcggccaagaggaagagaagaatgagggatttttggtgaatttttaagatatttaagtcaattggtaagacatgcaatagtagtcaaatggtccaaccaatagccaagtgacacttgtcacttatttaatgcaagtctatcactttgttccctctcacatcaatccaaatagcttcctctaattatctcttaacacccggtaaattaaatccagtatccaaaacttaatctagttggccgaatttttccgaacttttcgcactagtgggtcccacgtccggtatacgctcttaatttctcaaaacctattcgatactagaaaaatcatctaaaaattatatctgctccttaaaagtatctagaaatttttcctaatcacgaaaatgcagaaaacaagccacggAAAATAATacaacctagaaaatgggaaaaatacgggttctcacattattCAAATATGTCGCAAGGAGGAGAAAAGGGCAATCCACCACCAAGTGGCTTTCCATTTGATGTAAAGCTATTGGCGGAGGCGTTGGAGGCAAAATTCAAAAGGATGTTAGACGACGCTTTGGAACCTCTCCATAGCGAGTCGTCCCGCAACAAAGGATCCCCGGATACACCTCATAGTTCTCGTGGGAAGTATAAGATTGTGGAGTCCGATAGTTCCAATGACGAAGAGGAATTCATTAGGCGTCCCAAGCCTAAACCACAGACCCGAGAAGAATCCTTCGACCCTTTCAAAGGCATTAAGatgaaaattccagaatttaagTGGAGATCGGATCCAGAAGCCTACTTGGAGTAGGAGTCGAAGGTCGAGATGATCTTTGCTTGCCAAAACTATACAGATgaacaaaaggtgaagttgGCCGTGATCGAATTTAGTGAATACGCCGTGGTATGGTGGGATCAACTTACCACATCACGATGAAGGAGTAGACTATCGAAGATCAAGTCGTGGACCGAATTGAAGGGCATGATGATGACCCGATTTGTGCCAAGCCATTACTATAGAGATTTGTACCAACGGTTAGAAACTCTTACGCAAGGCACTAGGAGCGTTGATGAATAtcacaaggagatggaaattcTCATGCTAAGGGCTGATGTTCAAGAAGACAAGGAAGCAACCATAGCGAGGTTCTTAAATGGACTCCGAACTGAAATCACCGAGAAGGTTGAGTTGGAGCACTATTTAGAGCTTCATGAGTTGATGGCAAAAGCTGAAAAGGTGGAGCACcatctcaagaggaggggtaacaCATGGGCTGGATATTCTTACTCTACCTCAAACTCAAGGCAATTCACTCCAAGGAACGAGCGAAGGAGCGAGGACTGAGGAGGCTTTAATCAAGCCAAAGCTGATTTTCCTAGTAAAGCAAAGGTCAAGACACCTAAGGGGGACAACAAAGGAAAATTGGTGACCAACCAAGCCAAGGTAGGAGGAAGAGATGATCgatgcttcaagtgccaaggacGGGGACACATTGCCAAGCATTGTCTTAATTAACAGATCATGCTAGTCCTACCTAATAGGGAAATTGTCACTGATGATGAAGCCAAATATGTTGATATGCCACCCTTAGCTGCGGATGAAGATGACTCGGATGAAGGAGAAGAACGTGCACTTGAGGGTGAAGTGGGATTCGATCTTGTTGCACGATGAACCTTAACCGCACGACCCCTAGAGGATGATAAGCAACGAGAAAACATCTTCTATACACGTTGCTTAGTCCAAGACAAGTTAAGCAGCCTTATCATTGACGGCGGCAGTTGCACGAATATTGCTAGTGCTACTATGGTGGAGAAGTTGGGCTTGCCAACTACGGAGCACATCCGCCGTTACAAACTTCAATGGCTTAATAATAGTGGAGAGGTTCAAGTAGCCAAACAAGTGTTGGTCTCTTTCAAGATAGGTCGCTATGAAGATGAGATTCTGTGTGACGTGGTGCCCATGCATGCAAGCCACATAATCCTTGGGCGACCATGGCAATatgataggcgagtgaacttcaAGGGCATGAGTAACAAGTATTCCTTCATGTATAAGGACCGCAAGATCACTCTTGCACCCCTATCGCCTAAGCAAGTTCGTGCAGACCAAGAGAATCTTCAAAAGGAATTCGAGCTAGAAAGTGAGCGAAGAAAGAAGGAACTTAAAGCCgaacaaaatgaaaagaaaaaggcccATGTGCATTCGGCTagggaggaaaagaaaagaaaagaggagaaaaaTGAGGGAAAACATTTGATGCTCATCAAAGCCAAACAAGTACAGCGAGCTATGAGTGCATGACAACCACTACTTGTACTTGTGTGCAAGGAAGTAGGGTTGTCCGATGATGATCCATTTACTAACTTCCCAACTATTGTTGTTCCACTTTTGCAGGATTACAAGGATGTCTTTCCCGACGATCTTCCAAgtggtttaccacccattcaCGGGGTTGAGCGCCAAATAGACTTTGTACCTGGAGCAACCATAGCCAGTCATCCATCTTACAAGAGCAATTCcgaggaaacaaaggaactgCAACGTCAAGTGGACGAGTTGCTAGACAAGGGATGGGCGAGAGAGAGTTTGAGCCCTTTCGCGGTACCGGTGATTCTAGTACCCAAGAAGGATGGAGCATGGCACATGTGCACCAACTGCCGAGCTGTGAATGCAATTATAGTAAAGTATCGTCACCCTATacctaggttagatgatatgcttgatgagttACATGATGCGGTCATTTTTACCAAAATTGACTTAAAATGCGGGTATCATCAAATTCGAATTAAGGAAGGAGATGAATGaaaaactgctttcaaaactAAGTATGATTTTATGAATGGTTAGTAATGCCTTtcgggttaaccaatgcacctagCACCTTTATGCAGCTTATGAAACATGGCTTAAGGCCATTCTTAGAAAAATTTGTAGTAGTTTACTTTGACGATATCCTTATCTATAGTCGTAACATGGAAGAGCATCTTGAACATTTACAAGCTATTTTGGATGTACTTCGAAGGGTGAAACTATACGCTAATCTCAAGAAGTGCAATTTTTGTATTGACCATCTTATGCTTTTAGGATTTGTGATTAGTGCACAGGATATCCAAGTGGAGGAGTCTAAGGTACAGGATATCCAAGAGTGGCCAACCCCTAAGTCAATTGGTGATGTGCATAGCTTCCATGGACTTGCAGGTTTCTATAGGCGATTTGTGAAGGATTTTAGTACCCTGGCCGTCCCACTCACTGCACTCATTAAGAAAAACGAGAAGTTCATCTGGGAGGAGGAACAAGAGCAAGCCTTTCAGGCGCTAAAGGATAAGTTAacacatgcacctgttttaACCTTGCCTGACTTTGCTAAaccttttgaaattgaatgtgacgCTTCAGGGATAGGTGTTAGAGCCGTGTTGATGCAAGAAGGTAGGCCGGTTGCATACTTTAGCGAGAAACTCAACGGGGCAGCACTGAACTACTCGACATACGACAAGGAATTATATGCATTGGTTCGAGCACTACGGGTCTGGCAGCACTACTTAAGACCCAAGGAGTTCATAGTTCACACCGATCATGAGTCTCTCAAATATTTGAAGGCACAACACAACCTTAACAAGAGGCATGCGCGATGGGTTGCCTTCATCGAGACATTCCCGTTCGTCACCAAGTATAAGAGTGGTAAGAgtaatgtagtggccgatgcacTATCCCCCAGGTATTCTCTACTCACTACTCTTGATGCTAAGTTACTCGGTTTTGAGTTGATCAAAGATATGTATGTGAGCGATATCGACTTTGGTGACACGTTCCAGAATTGCTCTCGAACTGCCCAAGGCAATTACTCGATTTTTTATGGTTACCTATTCTACCTAAACCGCATGTGCATGCCTAACTGTTCCATTCGACTCTTATTAGTAAAGGAAGCACATGGAGGTGGTTTAATGGGCCATTTTGGAGTTGCTAAGACTCTTTCTATATTGCAGGAGTATTTCCACTGGCCACAAATGCGGGGTGATGCTGAGAAGGTGGTGGGCCGATGCATTGTATGCAAGAAGGCAAAATCTAAGGTACAACCTCATGGTTTATACTTGCCTTTACCAATTCCTTATGCACCTTGGGTAGATCTTTCAATGGACTTCATTCTTGGCTTACCTAGGTCTAAGAAAAGGCATGACTCTATTTATGTAGTTGTTGATTGGTTTTCAAAAATGGCACACTTTATTGCTTGCCATAAAACGGATGATGCATCTCACATAGCatacttgtttttcaaagaaattgttAGGCTGCATGGCATTCCTAGGACCATAGTGTCTAATAGAGATGTCAaatttctctcttatttttggaagactttgtggtcaaAGTTGGGCACTAAATTACTATTTTcaaccactagtcatccacaaatcGATGGACAAACCgaggttgtcaatcgcacactctTTACTCTTTTACGCACTATCATCAAATCTAACTTGAAAAATTGGGAGGAGTGTCTACCTCACGTAGAGTTTGCATATAATAGGGCTATGCATTCCACTACTCAATACTCTccatttgaaattgtttatgggtttaACCCCTTGACACCTTTGGATTTGACCCCGTTACCTTTGAGTGAAAGAGCTAACCTCAATGGGCAACAAAAAGCTAATTTTGTTCGAAGGTTACACGAGAAGGCTCGGTTGAACATAGAGAAGCGTACGGCCCAGATTGTTCAACAAGCCAACAAAGAAAGACGCAAGCTCATGTTcgaaccaggtgattgggtttggctacacctGCACAAAAAGCGATTCCCCATCCAACGCCATAGCAAGCTTTCACCTCGTGGTGATGGACCATTCCAAGTCCTTGaacgcatcaatgacaatgcctacaaactAGACCTGCCTAGTGAGTATGGTGTTAGTGCTACATTCAACATCTCTGATTAAGTCCATTTGATGTAGGTGATGCACTTGATTTaagggcaaatccttttcaagaggaaggGAATGATGCGGTCATCCAAGCTCCTACCAAGGACGTGGTGATACCAACCAGACCAATCACCAGAGCTCGTACCAAGCGAATGAAGGAGCAATTGAATATATTGGTACGCACGGTACAAGAAACTAAGGAAGGTAGTTCGATCTTTGAAGGTGGTTCGGAGTACGTGACTCTACTCCAACTAGAGGATCAAGACCCTTGACACTAAGCATTACGGGTCACAAGAGGAGTCAAGCCTCGAAAGCTTTATGTTAATTAATTTCGTTTGAGAACTAGTAGAATAAAGCAAGTGACTCAAATTAAGAAGTCCTTGCCAATCTTAGTCATTAGTATTATTGTTTAAAGGTTAATTTTGGCCATGGTCCATTTGTTAAAGTTCGGTCCATGAAGGGCCATAGTTGGGCCGATTTCTAGTTTCCAAGCTTCATTAGGATTTGAGTTGTAAGAAGCTATAAATAAGCTACAAACCTACAATACTAATCAGATTTGATTCATTAATAAAATTGAAAGAATTCTCTTGGCTTCTTGCAA contains:
- the LOC140014613 gene encoding uncharacterized protein, with translation MVEKLGLPTTEHIRRYKLQWLNNSGEVQVAKQVLVSFKIGRYEDEILCDVVPMHASHIILGRPWQYDRRVNFKGMSNKYSFMYKDRKITLAPLSPKQVRADQENLQKEFELESERRKKELKAEQNEKKKAHVHSAREEKKRKEEKNEGKHLMLIKAKQDYKDVFPDDLPSGLPPIHGVERQIDFVPGATIASHPSYKSNSEETKELQRQVDELLDKGWARESLSPFAVPVILVPKKDGAWHMCTNCRAVNAIIVKYRHPIPRLDDMLDELHDAVIFTKIDLKCGYHQIRIKEGDE